Proteins found in one Euzebyales bacterium genomic segment:
- a CDS encoding 2-oxoacid:acceptor oxidoreductase subunit alpha, translating to MTTKTVQQRDTVTIRFAGDSGDGMQLTGNRFTTVSAVLGNDVATLPDFPAEIRAPAGSLPGVSGFQLHFADHDILTPGDAPDVLVAMNPAALKTNVDDLEPGATIIVNSDAFSAGNLRKARYDSNPLDDASLSSFNVVSVPLSTLTVGALEDTGLGKKEKERAKNMFALGLMSWMFSRPTEPTVEWMRAKFAAQPELAEANITALQAGFAFGETTELFAHSYEVAPAELPPGRYRQITGNTAIAYGLVAAAERSGLPMFLGGYPITPASDVLHELARLKHFGVRTFQAEDEIAGVGAALGAAFAGSLAATVTSGPGVALKTETIGLAVSVELPLLILNIQRGGPSTGLPTKTEQSDLLQAMYGRNGEAPVPIIAAATPGDCFYAAIEAARIAITYRTPVFVLSDGYLANGAEPWRVPDVDDLPDLSSAVQFATDPNDGDRFLPFRRDAATLARPWAIPGTPGLEHRIGGLEKADGTGNISYDPDNHHRMTELRAAKVARIAESIPPVEVDHVDGARLLVLGWGSTYGPIRAAVRRARLDGMPVAVAHLRHLNPFPSNLAEVLNGYDRVLVPEMNAGQLQKLLRAEFLVDVHGYHRVSGLPFTAAELIDAIAHELKGLS from the coding sequence ATGACGACCAAGACGGTGCAGCAGCGCGACACCGTCACCATCCGCTTCGCCGGTGACTCCGGTGACGGGATGCAGCTCACCGGCAACCGCTTCACGACCGTCAGCGCCGTGCTCGGCAACGACGTTGCCACGTTGCCGGACTTCCCGGCGGAGATCCGGGCGCCGGCCGGATCGCTGCCCGGTGTGTCGGGGTTCCAGCTGCACTTCGCCGATCACGACATCCTGACGCCGGGCGACGCCCCCGACGTGCTCGTCGCGATGAACCCGGCCGCGCTGAAGACGAACGTCGACGACCTCGAGCCCGGTGCCACGATCATCGTCAACAGTGACGCGTTCTCGGCGGGGAACCTGCGCAAGGCCCGCTACGACAGCAACCCGCTCGACGACGCGTCGCTGTCGTCCTTCAACGTGGTCAGCGTCCCGCTGTCGACGCTGACCGTCGGCGCGCTCGAGGACACGGGCCTGGGCAAGAAGGAGAAGGAGCGCGCGAAGAACATGTTCGCGCTCGGCCTGATGTCGTGGATGTTCAGCCGTCCGACCGAGCCGACCGTCGAGTGGATGCGCGCCAAGTTCGCCGCCCAGCCCGAGCTCGCCGAGGCCAACATCACCGCGTTGCAGGCCGGGTTCGCCTTCGGCGAGACGACCGAGCTGTTCGCGCACAGCTACGAGGTCGCGCCCGCCGAACTGCCACCCGGCAGGTACCGCCAGATCACCGGCAACACCGCGATCGCCTATGGGCTGGTCGCGGCCGCCGAGCGCTCTGGCCTGCCCATGTTCCTGGGCGGCTACCCGATCACGCCGGCCAGTGACGTGCTGCACGAGCTCGCGCGCCTCAAGCACTTCGGGGTCCGCACGTTCCAGGCCGAGGACGAGATCGCCGGCGTGGGCGCTGCACTGGGCGCCGCGTTCGCGGGCAGCCTGGCCGCCACGGTGACGTCCGGCCCCGGGGTCGCGCTCAAGACCGAGACCATCGGTCTGGCCGTGAGCGTCGAGCTGCCGCTGCTCATCCTGAACATCCAGCGCGGCGGCCCGTCGACGGGGCTGCCAACCAAGACCGAGCAGTCGGACCTGCTCCAGGCGATGTACGGCCGCAATGGCGAGGCGCCCGTGCCGATCATCGCGGCGGCGACGCCCGGCGACTGCTTCTACGCCGCGATCGAAGCCGCCCGCATCGCCATCACGTACCGGACGCCGGTGTTCGTGCTGTCGGACGGGTACCTCGCGAACGGCGCCGAGCCGTGGCGGGTGCCCGACGTCGACGACCTGCCGGACCTGTCGTCGGCCGTGCAGTTCGCCACGGACCCCAACGACGGTGACCGGTTCCTGCCGTTCCGGCGTGACGCCGCGACGCTCGCGCGCCCGTGGGCGATCCCGGGAACACCGGGCCTGGAGCATCGGATCGGCGGTCTCGAGAAGGCCGACGGGACGGGCAACATCTCCTACGACCCCGACAACCACCACCGGATGACCGAGCTGCGCGCCGCCAAGGTCGCGCGGATCGCCGAGTCCATCCCGCCGGTGGAGGTCGACCACGTCGACGGCGCACGGCTGCTGGTGCTCGGATGGGGCTCCACATACGGGCCGATCCGCGCTGCGGTCCGACGGGCGCGCCTCGACGGCATGCCGGTCGCCGTCGCGCACCTGCGGCACCTCAACCCGTTCCCGTCCAACCTGGCCGAGGTACTGAACGGCTACGACCGCGTGCTCGTGCCCGAGATGAACGCCGGTCAGCTGCAGAAGCTGCTACGCGCCGAGTTCCTCGTCGACGTGCACGGCTACCACCGCGTCAGCGGGCTGCCGTTCACCGCCGCCGAGCTGATCGATGCGATCGCCCACGAGTTGAAGGGCCTGTCGTGA